In Nocardia yunnanensis, one DNA window encodes the following:
- a CDS encoding carbohydrate ABC transporter permease — protein MVCVLIIVGVPLYYILTRSFMAHAEVYTQPVTYWPKRWLVSNYHDATTTLPFWQFLRNSIIVTAIVSAVKFVLGVLSAYGLVFLRFPGKNILFLVIIAALMVPNQITIISNYALMSQVGLRNTFAGIILPLCGVAFGTFLMRNHFLSLPSEVIEAARMDGAGWWRLLTRVVLPMSGPTMVAFAVVTLVNEWNEYLWPFLMADDARVATLPVGLTLLQNTENPSVTNWGPVMAGVILTMLPILIVFLALQRQMIKGLTSGAVKG, from the coding sequence ATGGTGTGCGTGCTGATCATCGTCGGGGTGCCGCTGTACTACATCCTGACCCGCTCGTTCATGGCGCACGCCGAGGTCTACACGCAGCCGGTCACCTACTGGCCCAAGCGCTGGCTGGTGTCGAACTATCACGACGCCACCACCACGCTGCCGTTCTGGCAGTTCCTGCGCAACTCGATCATCGTGACCGCCATCGTGTCCGCGGTGAAGTTCGTGCTCGGCGTGCTCAGCGCCTACGGGCTGGTGTTCCTGCGCTTCCCGGGCAAGAACATCCTGTTCCTGGTGATCATCGCGGCGCTCATGGTGCCCAACCAGATCACCATCATCTCCAACTACGCGCTGATGTCGCAGGTCGGACTGCGAAACACGTTCGCGGGCATCATTCTTCCGCTCTGCGGGGTCGCCTTCGGCACCTTCCTCATGCGCAATCACTTCCTGTCGCTGCCCAGCGAGGTCATCGAGGCCGCGCGCATGGACGGCGCGGGCTGGTGGCGGCTGCTGACCCGGGTGGTGCTGCCCATGTCCGGCCCGACCATGGTGGCGTTCGCGGTGGTCACGCTGGTGAACGAGTGGAACGAATACCTGTGGCCGTTCCTGATGGCCGACGACGCGCGGGTGGCGACGCTGCCGGTCGGCCTGACGCTGTTGCAGAACACCGAGAACCCCAGCGTCACCAACTGGGGGCCGGTCATGGCCGGGGTCATCCTGACCATGCTGCCCATCCTCATCGTCTTTCTGGCCTTGCAGCGCCAGATGATCAAGGGCCTCACCTCCGGTGCGGTGAAGGGCTGA
- a CDS encoding ABC transporter substrate-binding protein, which translates to MKSHKEIPVSDSRLPALSRRGFLGIAGAAAGAAALTACAGSGGGGTQGGDSKTITFWSNHPGTSKDQEVELINRFQAKYPDLKVNLVDAGKNYEEVATKFNAALSGGELPDVVILSDVWWFNYALNGTIEPLDSHFGAAGVNVSDYVDTFLGDYKFNGKTWALPYSRSTQIFYYNKDVWSKAGLPDRTPESWAEFDEWGPKIQSVLGDGKWAHGWGDAKNYLAWTFQGPLWTFGGAYSDEWKLKFNDPASLAAGNYLRDSMNAKKYASIRPTYAVDFGNGIIASAIGSTGDLKSIKTNSEGKTQFGTGFLPHPNGLAGATTGGAGLAIPSRISDARKENALKFIDFITNTANTSYFSQATGYVPVRKSAQQDPSMADFLAKKPNFKTAIDQLPLTKPQNYARVFVPGGDQIIGTGLEKIGLQNADTAATFADIANQLQTIIDRQITPKLPK; encoded by the coding sequence ATGAAGTCCCATAAGGAGATTCCCGTGTCCGATTCTCGTCTCCCCGCGCTGTCGCGACGCGGGTTTCTCGGCATCGCCGGTGCGGCCGCGGGCGCGGCGGCGCTGACCGCGTGCGCCGGTTCCGGTGGCGGCGGCACCCAGGGCGGTGACTCGAAGACCATCACGTTCTGGTCCAACCACCCCGGCACCTCCAAGGATCAGGAAGTCGAGCTGATCAACCGCTTCCAGGCCAAGTACCCGGATCTGAAGGTCAATCTCGTCGACGCCGGCAAGAACTACGAGGAGGTCGCGACCAAGTTCAACGCGGCCCTGTCCGGCGGCGAACTGCCCGATGTGGTGATCCTGTCGGACGTGTGGTGGTTCAACTACGCGCTCAACGGCACCATCGAACCGCTCGACAGCCACTTCGGCGCGGCCGGGGTGAACGTGTCCGACTACGTCGACACCTTCCTCGGCGACTACAAGTTCAACGGCAAGACCTGGGCGCTGCCGTACTCGCGCTCGACGCAGATCTTCTACTACAACAAGGACGTCTGGTCCAAGGCCGGACTGCCCGACCGCACCCCGGAGAGCTGGGCCGAGTTCGACGAGTGGGGTCCCAAGATCCAGAGCGTGCTCGGCGACGGCAAGTGGGCGCACGGCTGGGGCGACGCCAAGAACTACCTGGCCTGGACCTTCCAGGGTCCGCTGTGGACCTTCGGCGGCGCGTACTCCGACGAGTGGAAGCTGAAGTTCAACGATCCGGCCTCGCTGGCCGCCGGAAACTACCTGCGCGACTCCATGAACGCCAAGAAGTACGCCAGCATCCGGCCCACCTACGCGGTCGATTTCGGCAACGGCATCATCGCCTCGGCCATCGGCTCCACCGGCGACCTCAAGAGCATCAAGACCAATTCCGAGGGCAAGACGCAGTTCGGCACCGGCTTCCTGCCGCACCCGAACGGGCTGGCCGGCGCCACCACCGGCGGTGCGGGCCTGGCGATTCCGTCGCGAATCAGCGACGCCCGCAAGGAGAACGCGCTGAAGTTCATCGACTTCATCACCAATACCGCCAACACCTCGTACTTCTCGCAGGCCACCGGCTATGTGCCGGTACGCAAGTCGGCGCAGCAGGATCCCAGCATGGCCGACTTCCTGGCCAAGAAACCCAATTTCAAGACGGCCATCGACCAGTTGCCGCTGACCAAGCCGCAGAACTACGCACGCGTCTTCGTGCCGGGCGGCGATCAGATCATCGGCACCGGGCTGGAGAAGATCGGCCTGCAGAACGCGGACACGGCAGCCACTTTCGCCGATATCGCCAACCAGCTGCAGACCATCATCGACCGGCAGATCACGCCCAAGCTGCCCAAGTAA
- a CDS encoding carbohydrate ABC transporter permease: MRSWPERVLPTPPGRGWRSRPWQDYALFVVLVAPNLILLGVFVYRPLADNIRLSFTDWNISATGMNWVGFDNYTEWFGRSDSWQIVQNTVFFTVAAVVGSMVIGLGLALLLDRKLFGRNVVRSAIFAPYVISGAAIGVGFQFIFDPGFGLIPDLLERMGIHSPDFAQNPHWALFMITVTYIWKNLGYSFVIYLAALQGIRADLMEAAEIDGASRWTTFTRVLLPQLRPTSYFLSITVLLNSLQVFDLINVMTRGGPIGTGTTTMIYQVYRESWVNQRAGYGAAVATIMFLVLLIVTLVQVRMMDRGDEK, from the coding sequence GTGCGATCTTGGCCCGAACGAGTACTCCCGACGCCCCCGGGGCGCGGGTGGCGAAGCAGACCCTGGCAGGACTACGCGCTGTTCGTCGTGCTCGTGGCGCCCAACCTGATCCTGCTGGGCGTCTTCGTCTATCGGCCGCTCGCGGACAATATCCGGCTCTCGTTCACCGACTGGAACATCTCCGCGACCGGGATGAACTGGGTCGGATTCGACAACTACACCGAGTGGTTCGGCCGATCGGACTCCTGGCAGATCGTGCAGAACACGGTGTTCTTCACCGTCGCCGCCGTGGTCGGCAGCATGGTCATCGGGCTGGGCCTGGCCTTGTTGCTGGATCGCAAGCTGTTCGGGCGCAATGTGGTTCGCTCGGCGATCTTCGCACCCTATGTCATCTCCGGCGCGGCCATCGGCGTCGGCTTCCAGTTCATCTTCGATCCGGGCTTCGGCTTGATCCCGGATCTGCTGGAGCGCATGGGGATCCACTCGCCGGACTTCGCGCAGAACCCGCACTGGGCGCTGTTCATGATCACGGTCACCTACATCTGGAAGAACCTCGGCTACAGCTTCGTCATCTATCTGGCGGCGCTGCAGGGAATTCGGGCCGATCTGATGGAGGCCGCCGAGATCGACGGCGCGAGCCGCTGGACAACCTTCACCCGGGTGCTGCTGCCGCAGCTGCGGCCCACCTCCTACTTCCTGTCGATCACGGTGCTGCTCAACTCTTTGCAGGTCTTCGACCTGATCAACGTGATGACCCGCGGCGGCCCGATCGGCACCGGCACCACCACCATGATCTACCAGGTCTACCGCGAATCCTGGGTGAACCAGCGGGCCGGCTACGGGGCGGCGGTCGCCACCATCATGTTCCTGGTGCTGCTGATCGTGACGCTGGTGCAGGTGCGGATGATGGATCGAGGGGACGAGAAGTGA
- a CDS encoding ABC transporter ATP-binding protein yields the protein MATVQFEGVSLTYPGAPGPAVEDLSLDIADGEFLVLVGPSGCGKSTSLRMLAGLEAVTAGHIRIGGLDVTGLPPRSRDVAMVFQSYALYPNMTVAENMGFALRNAGMNKADTLVRVKEAAAMLELEDLLDRKPARLSGGQRQRVAMGRAIVRRPQVFCMDEPLSNLDAKLRVSTRSQIAALQKRLGTTTVYVTHDQVEAMTMGHRVAVMKDGKLQQIAAPRDLYADPVNTFVAGFIGSPGMNLLTAPVREGAAVIDELRIPLPRTVEGARVVVGIRPESWEVTTDSSDALAVEVELLEELGAESFLYSHGVADEWSSASGRVVARVDRRFRVALGDRLHLTPKQDELFFFDAETGERLR from the coding sequence ATGGCGACTGTGCAGTTCGAGGGTGTCTCCCTCACCTATCCGGGTGCGCCCGGCCCCGCGGTCGAGGACCTGAGCCTGGACATCGCCGACGGCGAATTCCTGGTGCTGGTCGGGCCTTCGGGCTGCGGCAAGTCCACCAGTCTGCGCATGCTGGCGGGTCTCGAAGCGGTGACCGCCGGGCACATCCGCATCGGCGGCCTGGATGTGACCGGCCTGCCGCCGCGGTCGCGGGACGTCGCCATGGTGTTCCAGAGCTACGCGCTCTACCCGAACATGACCGTGGCCGAGAACATGGGTTTCGCGCTGCGCAATGCCGGAATGAACAAGGCCGACACCCTGGTTCGCGTCAAGGAGGCGGCGGCCATGCTGGAGCTGGAGGACCTGCTCGACCGCAAGCCCGCGCGGCTGTCGGGCGGCCAGCGCCAGCGCGTGGCCATGGGCCGGGCCATCGTGCGCCGGCCGCAGGTGTTCTGCATGGACGAGCCGCTGTCGAATCTCGATGCCAAGCTTAGGGTTTCGACGCGGTCGCAGATCGCGGCGCTGCAGAAGCGGCTCGGCACCACCACCGTGTACGTGACCCACGACCAGGTCGAGGCCATGACCATGGGGCATCGGGTGGCGGTCATGAAGGACGGCAAACTGCAGCAGATCGCCGCTCCCCGTGACCTTTACGCCGATCCGGTGAACACCTTCGTGGCCGGATTCATCGGTTCGCCGGGCATGAACCTGCTCACCGCGCCGGTGCGCGAGGGCGCGGCGGTGATCGACGAATTGCGGATCCCGCTGCCGCGTACCGTCGAGGGCGCGCGGGTGGTCGTCGGCATCCGGCCCGAATCCTGGGAAGTCACCACCGATTCGAGCGACGCGCTCGCGGTCGAGGTGGAGTTGCTCGAGGAACTGGGCGCGGAGTCGTTCCTGTACTCGCACGGCGTCGCCGACGAATGGTCCAGCGCGTCGGGCCGGGTGGTGGCGCGGGTCGATCGGCGGTTCCGGGTGGCGCTGGGCGACCGGCTGCACCTCACACCCAAGCAGGACGAACTGTTCTTCTTCGACGCCGAGACGGGGGAGCGGCTGCGCTAG